The genomic segment CAACATAGTGACGCTTGAGCGCATGGACTTTCCAGATCCAGTGATTGCAGTTGCCGTTGAGCCCAAGACCAAGGCCGATCAGGAAAAAATGTCTATCGCACTTGGTAAGCTTGCTCAGGAAGATCCATCTTTCCGTGTTCATACAGACGAAGAATCTGGACAGACCATCATTCAAGGAATGGGTGAGCTGCATCTTGAAATCATCGTTGACCGTATGAAGCGTGAATTTAACGTTGAGGCAAACGTTGGTAAACCTCAGGTAGCATACCGTGAAACCCTGCGCATGCCGGTTGAGCAGGAAGGTAAGTTTGTTCGTCAGTCAGGTGGTCGCGGTCAGTATGGTCACGTCTGGCTTAAAATCGAACCACGTACACCTGGAGAGGGATACGAATTTGTCAACGCCATTGTTGGGGGAGCTATTCCTAAGGAATACATTCCAGCAGTTGACAAGGGTATTCAGGAGCAAATGCAAAACGGTGTAATTGCCGGCTACCCGGTGGTCGATGTTAAAGTCACCCTGTTTGACGGTTCATTCCACGAAGTAGATTCTTCTGAAATGGCATTCAAAATTGCAGGTTCGCTTGGCTTTAAACAAGGTGCACTGAAGGCTAAACCAGTTCTGCTCGAACCAATCATGAGCGTGGAAGTGGTTACTCCTGAAGACTACATGGGCGATGTAATGGGTGATCTTAACCGACGCCGTGGCATTGTTCTGGGCATGGATGAGTCTCCAGCTGGCAGGATTGTACGCTCTGAGGTTCCGCTTTCAGAGATGTTTGGATATGCAACTGACCTGCGATCTGCAACACAGGGCCGGGCAACATATTCGATGGAGTTCGCAAAATATGCTGAAGCTCCAAACAACATTGCTGAAGCAATTATCAAGAAACAATAAAAGTTAAAGAGGTATTGAGAAATGGCTAAGGAAAAATTTGACCGCACCAAACCGCACGTGAACGTTGGTACCATCGGACACGTTGACCATGGTAAAACGACATTGACGGCTGCCATTACAACGGTGCTGGCTAAGGCGTTTGGCGGTGAAGCGCGCGCTTACGACCAGATTGACGCCGCACCTGAAGAAAAAGCGCGTGGAATCACGATTGCTACAGCGCACGTAGAGTACCAGTCTGCAAACCGTCACTACGCACACGTAGACTGCCCAGGACACGCGGATTATGTTAAGAACATGATCACAGGTGCTGCGCAGATGGATGGAGCGGTTCTTGTTGTTTCTGCAGCCGATGGCCCTATGCCCCAGACACGTGAACACATTCTTCTTTCCCGGCAGGTTGGCGTACCTTACATTGTTGTGTTTTTAAACAAAGCCGACATGGTTGACGATCCTGAACTTCTGGAACTTGTTGAGATGGAAGTGCGTGATTTGCTTAGCAGCTACGACTTTCCCGGTGATGACATTCCTATCGTTGTTGGTTCCGCACTGAAGGCCCTTCAGGGTGACACGAGCGACATTGGCGTGCCAGCTATTATGAAACTCGTTGAGACAATGGACAGTTAC from the Legionella geestiana genome contains:
- the tuf gene encoding elongation factor Tu; protein product: MAKEKFDRTKPHVNVGTIGHVDHGKTTLTAAITTVLAKAFGGEARAYDQIDAAPEEKARGITIATAHVEYQSANRHYAHVDCPGHADYVKNMITGAAQMDGAVLVVSAADGPMPQTREHILLSRQVGVPYIVVFLNKADMVDDPELLELVEMEVRDLLSSYDFPGDDIPIVVGSALKALQGDTSDIGVPAIMKLVETMDSYIPEPTRDIEKPFLLPIEDVFSISGRGTVVTGRVESGIVKVGEEVEIVGIRDTQKTTCTGVEMFRKLLDEGRAGDNVGVLLRGTKRDDVERGQVLAKPGSIKPHTKFIAEVYVLSKDEGGRHTPFFNGYRPQFYFRTTDVTGTCDLPEGVEMVMPGDNVQMTVNLHCPIAMDEGLRFAIREGGRTVGAGVVAKIIE